The following proteins are encoded in a genomic region of Peromyscus maniculatus bairdii isolate BWxNUB_F1_BW_parent chromosome 12, HU_Pman_BW_mat_3.1, whole genome shotgun sequence:
- the Eif4g1 gene encoding eukaryotic translation initiation factor 4 gamma 1 isoform X6: protein MSGARTASTPTPPQTGGGLEPQPNGESPQVAVIIRPDDRSQGAAIGGRPGLPGPEHSPGTESQPSSPSPTPSPPPILEPGSESNLGVLSIPGDTMTTGMMQMSVEESTPISCEAGEPYCLSPEPTLAEPILEVEVTLSKPIPESEFSSSPLQVSTSLAPHRAETHEPNGMVPSEDLEPEVESGTEPASPPLSACASESPVPIAPTAQPEELLNGAPSPPAVDLSPVSEPEEQAKEASPVAPATILSATPPVAPSDTSAQEEEMEEEEEGGEGGEAGSEKGAEDPPLDSAPAPAQLSSQNSEVAAATQVAVSVPKRRRKIKELNKKEAVGDLLDAFKEVDPAVPEVENQPPTSSTPSPESEGSTVPPQPEEADETWDSKEDKIHNAENIQPGEQKYEYKSDQWKPLNLEEKKRYDREFLLGFQFIFASMQKPEGLPHITDVVLDKANKTPLRALDPSRLPGINCGPDFTPSFANLGRPALNNRGPPRGGPGGELTRGPAGLGPRRSQQGPRKETRKIISSVIMTEDIKLNKAEKAWKPSSKRTAADKDRGEEDADGSKTQDLFRRVRSILNKLTPQMFQQLMKQVTQLAIDTEERLKGVIDLIFEKAISEPNFSVAYANMCRCLMALKVPTTEKPTVTVNFRKLLLNRCQKEFEKDKDDDEVFEKKQKEMDEAATAEERGRLKEELEEARDIARRRSLGNIKFIGELFKLKMLTEAIMHDCVVKLLKNHDEESLECLCRLLTTIGKDLDFAKAKPRMDQYFNQMEKIIKEKKTSSRIRFMLQDVLDLRQSNWVPRRGDQGPKTIDQIHKEAEMEEHREHIKVQQLMAKGSDKRRGGPPGPPISRGLPLVDDGGWNTVPISKGSRPIDTSRLTKITKPGSIDSNNQLFAPGGRLSWGKGSSGGSGAKPSDTASDATRPATSTLNRFSALQQALPAESTDNRRVVQRSSLSRERGEKAGDRGDRLERSERGGDRGDRLDRARTPATKRSFSKEVEERSRERPSQPEGLRKAASLTEDRGRDPVKREATLPPVSPPKAALSEDEVEKKSKAIIEEYLHLNDMKEAVQCVQELASPSLLFIFVRHGIESTLERSTIAREHMGRLLHQLLCAGHLSTAQYYQGLYETLELAEDMEIDIPHVWLYLAELITPILQEDGVPMGELFREITKPLRPMGKATSLLLEILGLLCKSMGPKKVGMLWREAGLSWREFLAEGQDVGSFVTEQKVEYTLGEESEAPGQRALAFDELRRHLEKLLSEGSSNQRVLDWIEANLSEQQIASNTLVRALMTTVCHSAIVFENPLRVDVAVLKVRARLLQKYLSDEQKELQALYALQALVVTLDQPANLLRMFFDALYDEDVVKEDAFYSWEASKDPAEQQGKGVALKSVTAFFNWLREAEEEESDHN, encoded by the exons ACGGGAGGCGGTCTGGAGCCTCAGCCTAATGGGGAGTCGCCTCAGGTTGCTGTCATTATCCGGCCAG ATGACCGGTCACAGGGAGCAGCCATTGGGGGGCGGCCAGGACTGCCTGGCCCAGAGCACAGCCCTGGCACAGAATCTCAGCCTTCATCGCCTTCTCCAACCCCTTCACCACCCCCGATTTTGGAGCCGGGGTCTGAGTCTAACCTTGGAGTCCTCTCTATTCCTGGGGACACTATGACAACGGGGATGATGCAAATGTCTGTAGAAGAATCGACCCCCATCTCTTGTGAAGCTGGGGAGCCATATTGCCTCTCTCCAGAACCCACTCTTGCTGAACCCATCCTGGAAGTAGAAGTGACACTCAGCAAACCCATTCCAGAGTCTGAGTTCTCTTCCAGTCCTCTCCAGGTTTCCACATCCCTGGCGCCTCACAGGGCAGAAACTCATGAGCCCAATGGCATGGTCCCATCTGAGGATCTGGAACCAGAGGTGGAGTCAGGCACAGAGCCAGCTTCGCCCCCTCTTTCAGCTTGTGCTTCAGAATCACCTGTGCCCATTGCTCCAACTGCCCAGCCTGAGGAACTGCTCAATGGAGCCCCCTCGCCACCAGCTGTGGACTTAAGCCCGGTCAGTGAGCCAGAGGAACAGGCCAAGGAGGCTTCACCCGTGGCACCAGCCACCATTCTCTCCGCCACTCCACCTGTGGCTCCTTCAGACACCTCTGCtcaggaggaagaaatggaggaggaagaagaaggcgGGGAAGGTGGGGAAGCCGGCAGTGAGAAGGGAGCAGAGGACCCCCCGCTCGACAGTGCTCCTGCTCCAGCCCAGTTGTCCTCTCAGAATTCAGAGGTGGCAGCAGCCACCCAAG tgGCAGTATCTGTGCCAAAGAGGAGGCGGAAAATTAAAGAGCTAAATAAGAAGGAGGCTGTGGGTGACCTTCTAGATGCCTTCAAGGAG GTGGACCCAGCAGTACCAGAGGTAGAGAACCAGCCTCCCACAAGCAGCACCCCAAGCCCCGAGTCTGAGGGCAGCACTGTGCCCCCACAGCCTGAGGAAGCAGATGAAACTTGGGACTCGAAGGAAGACAAAATTCACAATGCTGAGAATATCCAGCCTGGGGAACAGAAATATGAGTACAAGTCAG ATCAGTGGAAGCCTCTGAACCTTGAAGAGAAGAAGCGTTATGACAGGGAATTCCTTCTGGGCTTTCAGTTTATCTTTGCCAGTATGCAGAAACCAGAAGGATTGCCCCATATCACTGATGTGGTCCTGGACAAG GCCAATAAAACACCACTTCGGGCGCTGGATCCCTCCAGACTACCTGGCATAAACTGCGGCCCAGATTTCACCCCGTCCTTTGCGAACCTTGGCAGACCAGCCCTAAACAACCGTGGGCCCCCAAGGGGTGGGCCAGGTGGGGAGCTGACCCGAGGGCCG gctggcctgggacccaGGCGATCTCAACAGGGCCCACGAAAGGAAACACGGAAGATCATTTCTTCGGTGATAATGACTGAAGACATAAAACTGAACAAAGCCGAGAAGGCCTGGAAACCCAGTAGCAAACGGACAGCCGCTGATAAGGATCGAGGGGAAGAGGATGCTGATGGAAGCAAAACCCAG GACCTGTTCCGCAGGGTGCGCTCCATCCTGAATAAGCTGACACCCCAGATGTTCCAGCAGCTGATGAAGCAAGTGACACAGCTGGCCATTGACACCGAGGAACGCCTCAAAGGAGTTATTGACCTCATCTTTGAGAAAGCCATTTCAGAGCCCAACTTCTCTGTGGCTTATGCCAACATGTGCCGCTGCCTCATGGCG CTGAAAGTGCCCACTACAGAAAAGCCAACAGTGACTGTGAATTTTCGAAAACTGTTGTTAAATCGATGCCAGAAGGAATTTGAGAAAGACAAAGATGATGATGAAGTttttgaaaaaaagcaaaaagagatgGATGAAGCTGCTACG GCAGAAGAACGGGGACGCCTGAAAGAAGAGCTAGAAGAGGCCCGGGACATAGCTCGGCGGCGCTCTTTAGGGAATATTAAGTTCATCGGAGAGTTATTCAAGCTGAAGATGTTAACAGAAGCAATAATGCATGACTGTGTGGTCAAACTACTTAAGAACCATGATGAAGAGTCCCTGGAATGCCTCTGCCGCCTCCTCACCACTATTGGCAAAGACCTGGACTTTGCCAAAGCCAAG CCTCGAATGGATCAGTATTTCAACCAAATGgaaaaaatcattaaagaaaagAAGACCTCATCTCGAATCCGTTTTATGCTGCAGGATGTACTGGATCTGCGGCAG AGCAATTGGGTGCCACGCCGAGGGGATCAGGGCCCCAAGACTATTGATCAGATCCACAAGGAGGCTGAGATGGAAGAGCACCGAGAACATATCAAAGTGCAGCAGCTCATGGCCAAGGGCAGCGACAAGCGTCGGGGTGGCCCTCCAGGCCCGCCCATCA GCCGTGGCCTTCCACTTGTGGATGATGGTGGCTGGAATACAGTCCCCATTAGCAAAGGCAGCCGCCCCATTGACACCTCACGGCTCACCAAGATCACAAAG CCTGGGTCCATCGATTCTAACAACCAGCTCTTTGCACCGGGAGGCCGACTGAGTTGGGGCAAGGGCAGCAGCGGGGGCTCAGGAGCCAAGCCCTCAGACACAG CTTCAGATGCCACTCGTCCAGCTACTAGTACCTTGAATCGCTTTTCTGCTCTTCAACAAGCATTGCCTGCAGAGAGCACAGATAACAGGCGTGTGGTACAGAG GAGTAGCTTAAGCCGGGAACGAGGTGAGAAGGCTGGGGACCGGGGAGACCGACTAGAGCGGAGTGAGCGGGGAGGTGACCGTGGGGACCGACTTGATCGTGCCAGAACACCAGCCACCAAGCGAAGTTTTAGCAAGGAAGTGGAGGAGCGGAGTAGAGAGCGGCCTTCCCAGCCCGAAGGACTGCGCAAGGCAGCTAGCCTCACGGAAGATCGCGGTCGGGATCCTG TGAAGCGGGAAGCCACCCTACCTCCAGTGAGCCCTCCAAAGGCTGCACTCTCTGAGGATGAGGTGGAGAAGAAATCTAAGGCCATCATTGAGGAATATCTCCATCTCAATGACATGAAG GAGGCAGTTCAGTGTGTCCAGGAGCTGGCCTCACCCTCCCTGCTCTTCATCTTCGTGCGGCATGGCATCGAGTCCACGCTGGAGCGGAGCACCATTGCCCGTGAGCATATGGGCCGGCTGCTGCACCAGCTGCTCTGCGCAGGGCACCTCTCGACGGCCCAGTACTACCAAGG gCTATATGAAACACTAGAATTGGCTGAGGACATGGAAATTGACATCCCTCATGTATGGCTCTACCTGGCAGAATTGATAACACCCATTCTCCAGGAAGATGGGGTGCCTATGGGAGAGCTCTTTAG GGAAATTACGAAGCCTCTGAGACCCATGGGCAAAGCTACTTCTTTATTGCTGGAGATCCTGGGTCTCTTATGCAAGAGCATG GGTCCCAAGAAGGTGGGGATGCTGTGGCGAGAGGCTGGGCTGAGCTGGAGGGAATTTCTAGCAGAAGGCCAAGACGTTGGCTCATTTGTGACTGAACAG AAGGTGGAATATACCTTGGGAGAAGAGTCTGAAGCTCCCGGCCAGAGGGCGCTTGCCTTTGATGAGCTGCGAAGGCACTTGGAGAAGCTGCTCTCGGAGGGCAGCAGCAACCAGCGGGTGTTGGACTGGATAGAG GCCAACCTGAGTGAGCAGCAGATAGCATCCAATACATTAGTTCGAGCCCTCATGACAACTGTCTGTCATTCTGCAATTGTCT TTGAGAATCCTCTCCGAGTGGATGTTGCAGTGTTGAAAGTGCGAGCGAGACTGCTGCAGAAATACTTGAGTGACGAGCAGAAGGAGCTACAAGCACTCTACGCCCTCCAGGCCCTTGTAGTGACCTTAGACCAGCCTGCCA ACCTGCTGCGGATGTTCTTTGATGCTCTGTACGATGAGGACGTGGTGAAGGAGGACGCCTTCTACAGCTGGGAGGCCAGCAAGGACCCCGCCGAGCAGCAGGGCAAGGGCGTGGCCCTCAAGTCTGTCACCGCCTTCTTCAACTGGCTCCgcgaggctgaggaggaggagtctGACCACAACTGA
- the Eif4g1 gene encoding eukaryotic translation initiation factor 4 gamma 1 isoform X5 translates to MSGARTASTPTPPQTGGGLEPQPNGESPQVAVIIRPDDRSQGAAIGGRPGLPGPEHSPGTESQPSSPSPTPSPPPILEPGSESNLGVLSIPGDTMTTGMMQMSVEESTPISCEAGEPYCLSPEPTLAEPILEVEVTLSKPIPESEFSSSPLQVSTSLAPHRAETHEPNGMVPSEDLEPEVESGTEPASPPLSACASESPVPIAPTAQPEELLNGAPSPPAVDLSPVSEPEEQAKEASPVAPATILSATPPVAPSDTSAQEEEMEEEEEGGEGGEAGSEKGAEDPPLDSAPAPAQLSSQNSEVAAATQVAVSVPKRRRKIKELNKKEAVGDLLDAFKEVDPAVPEVENQPPTSSTPSPESEGSTVPPQPEEADETWDSKEDKIHNAENIQPGEQKYEYKSDQWKPLNLEEKKRYDREFLLGFQFIFASMQKPEGLPHITDVVLDKANKTPLRALDPSRLPGINCGPDFTPSFANLGRPALNNRGPPRGGPGGELTRGPQAGLGPRRSQQGPRKETRKIISSVIMTEDIKLNKAEKAWKPSSKRTAADKDRGEEDADGSKTQDLFRRVRSILNKLTPQMFQQLMKQVTQLAIDTEERLKGVIDLIFEKAISEPNFSVAYANMCRCLMALKVPTTEKPTVTVNFRKLLLNRCQKEFEKDKDDDEVFEKKQKEMDEAATAEERGRLKEELEEARDIARRRSLGNIKFIGELFKLKMLTEAIMHDCVVKLLKNHDEESLECLCRLLTTIGKDLDFAKAKPRMDQYFNQMEKIIKEKKTSSRIRFMLQDVLDLRQSNWVPRRGDQGPKTIDQIHKEAEMEEHREHIKVQQLMAKGSDKRRGGPPGPPISRGLPLVDDGGWNTVPISKGSRPIDTSRLTKITKPGSIDSNNQLFAPGGRLSWGKGSSGGSGAKPSDTASDATRPATSTLNRFSALQQALPAESTDNRRVVQRSSLSRERGEKAGDRGDRLERSERGGDRGDRLDRARTPATKRSFSKEVEERSRERPSQPEGLRKAASLTEDRGRDPVKREATLPPVSPPKAALSEDEVEKKSKAIIEEYLHLNDMKEAVQCVQELASPSLLFIFVRHGIESTLERSTIAREHMGRLLHQLLCAGHLSTAQYYQGLYETLELAEDMEIDIPHVWLYLAELITPILQEDGVPMGELFREITKPLRPMGKATSLLLEILGLLCKSMGPKKVGMLWREAGLSWREFLAEGQDVGSFVTEQKVEYTLGEESEAPGQRALAFDELRRHLEKLLSEGSSNQRVLDWIEANLSEQQIASNTLVRALMTTVCHSAIVFENPLRVDVAVLKVRARLLQKYLSDEQKELQALYALQALVVTLDQPANLLRMFFDALYDEDVVKEDAFYSWEASKDPAEQQGKGVALKSVTAFFNWLREAEEEESDHN, encoded by the exons ACGGGAGGCGGTCTGGAGCCTCAGCCTAATGGGGAGTCGCCTCAGGTTGCTGTCATTATCCGGCCAG ATGACCGGTCACAGGGAGCAGCCATTGGGGGGCGGCCAGGACTGCCTGGCCCAGAGCACAGCCCTGGCACAGAATCTCAGCCTTCATCGCCTTCTCCAACCCCTTCACCACCCCCGATTTTGGAGCCGGGGTCTGAGTCTAACCTTGGAGTCCTCTCTATTCCTGGGGACACTATGACAACGGGGATGATGCAAATGTCTGTAGAAGAATCGACCCCCATCTCTTGTGAAGCTGGGGAGCCATATTGCCTCTCTCCAGAACCCACTCTTGCTGAACCCATCCTGGAAGTAGAAGTGACACTCAGCAAACCCATTCCAGAGTCTGAGTTCTCTTCCAGTCCTCTCCAGGTTTCCACATCCCTGGCGCCTCACAGGGCAGAAACTCATGAGCCCAATGGCATGGTCCCATCTGAGGATCTGGAACCAGAGGTGGAGTCAGGCACAGAGCCAGCTTCGCCCCCTCTTTCAGCTTGTGCTTCAGAATCACCTGTGCCCATTGCTCCAACTGCCCAGCCTGAGGAACTGCTCAATGGAGCCCCCTCGCCACCAGCTGTGGACTTAAGCCCGGTCAGTGAGCCAGAGGAACAGGCCAAGGAGGCTTCACCCGTGGCACCAGCCACCATTCTCTCCGCCACTCCACCTGTGGCTCCTTCAGACACCTCTGCtcaggaggaagaaatggaggaggaagaagaaggcgGGGAAGGTGGGGAAGCCGGCAGTGAGAAGGGAGCAGAGGACCCCCCGCTCGACAGTGCTCCTGCTCCAGCCCAGTTGTCCTCTCAGAATTCAGAGGTGGCAGCAGCCACCCAAG tgGCAGTATCTGTGCCAAAGAGGAGGCGGAAAATTAAAGAGCTAAATAAGAAGGAGGCTGTGGGTGACCTTCTAGATGCCTTCAAGGAG GTGGACCCAGCAGTACCAGAGGTAGAGAACCAGCCTCCCACAAGCAGCACCCCAAGCCCCGAGTCTGAGGGCAGCACTGTGCCCCCACAGCCTGAGGAAGCAGATGAAACTTGGGACTCGAAGGAAGACAAAATTCACAATGCTGAGAATATCCAGCCTGGGGAACAGAAATATGAGTACAAGTCAG ATCAGTGGAAGCCTCTGAACCTTGAAGAGAAGAAGCGTTATGACAGGGAATTCCTTCTGGGCTTTCAGTTTATCTTTGCCAGTATGCAGAAACCAGAAGGATTGCCCCATATCACTGATGTGGTCCTGGACAAG GCCAATAAAACACCACTTCGGGCGCTGGATCCCTCCAGACTACCTGGCATAAACTGCGGCCCAGATTTCACCCCGTCCTTTGCGAACCTTGGCAGACCAGCCCTAAACAACCGTGGGCCCCCAAGGGGTGGGCCAGGTGGGGAGCTGACCCGAGGGCCG caggctggcctgggacccaGGCGATCTCAACAGGGCCCACGAAAGGAAACACGGAAGATCATTTCTTCGGTGATAATGACTGAAGACATAAAACTGAACAAAGCCGAGAAGGCCTGGAAACCCAGTAGCAAACGGACAGCCGCTGATAAGGATCGAGGGGAAGAGGATGCTGATGGAAGCAAAACCCAG GACCTGTTCCGCAGGGTGCGCTCCATCCTGAATAAGCTGACACCCCAGATGTTCCAGCAGCTGATGAAGCAAGTGACACAGCTGGCCATTGACACCGAGGAACGCCTCAAAGGAGTTATTGACCTCATCTTTGAGAAAGCCATTTCAGAGCCCAACTTCTCTGTGGCTTATGCCAACATGTGCCGCTGCCTCATGGCG CTGAAAGTGCCCACTACAGAAAAGCCAACAGTGACTGTGAATTTTCGAAAACTGTTGTTAAATCGATGCCAGAAGGAATTTGAGAAAGACAAAGATGATGATGAAGTttttgaaaaaaagcaaaaagagatgGATGAAGCTGCTACG GCAGAAGAACGGGGACGCCTGAAAGAAGAGCTAGAAGAGGCCCGGGACATAGCTCGGCGGCGCTCTTTAGGGAATATTAAGTTCATCGGAGAGTTATTCAAGCTGAAGATGTTAACAGAAGCAATAATGCATGACTGTGTGGTCAAACTACTTAAGAACCATGATGAAGAGTCCCTGGAATGCCTCTGCCGCCTCCTCACCACTATTGGCAAAGACCTGGACTTTGCCAAAGCCAAG CCTCGAATGGATCAGTATTTCAACCAAATGgaaaaaatcattaaagaaaagAAGACCTCATCTCGAATCCGTTTTATGCTGCAGGATGTACTGGATCTGCGGCAG AGCAATTGGGTGCCACGCCGAGGGGATCAGGGCCCCAAGACTATTGATCAGATCCACAAGGAGGCTGAGATGGAAGAGCACCGAGAACATATCAAAGTGCAGCAGCTCATGGCCAAGGGCAGCGACAAGCGTCGGGGTGGCCCTCCAGGCCCGCCCATCA GCCGTGGCCTTCCACTTGTGGATGATGGTGGCTGGAATACAGTCCCCATTAGCAAAGGCAGCCGCCCCATTGACACCTCACGGCTCACCAAGATCACAAAG CCTGGGTCCATCGATTCTAACAACCAGCTCTTTGCACCGGGAGGCCGACTGAGTTGGGGCAAGGGCAGCAGCGGGGGCTCAGGAGCCAAGCCCTCAGACACAG CTTCAGATGCCACTCGTCCAGCTACTAGTACCTTGAATCGCTTTTCTGCTCTTCAACAAGCATTGCCTGCAGAGAGCACAGATAACAGGCGTGTGGTACAGAG GAGTAGCTTAAGCCGGGAACGAGGTGAGAAGGCTGGGGACCGGGGAGACCGACTAGAGCGGAGTGAGCGGGGAGGTGACCGTGGGGACCGACTTGATCGTGCCAGAACACCAGCCACCAAGCGAAGTTTTAGCAAGGAAGTGGAGGAGCGGAGTAGAGAGCGGCCTTCCCAGCCCGAAGGACTGCGCAAGGCAGCTAGCCTCACGGAAGATCGCGGTCGGGATCCTG TGAAGCGGGAAGCCACCCTACCTCCAGTGAGCCCTCCAAAGGCTGCACTCTCTGAGGATGAGGTGGAGAAGAAATCTAAGGCCATCATTGAGGAATATCTCCATCTCAATGACATGAAG GAGGCAGTTCAGTGTGTCCAGGAGCTGGCCTCACCCTCCCTGCTCTTCATCTTCGTGCGGCATGGCATCGAGTCCACGCTGGAGCGGAGCACCATTGCCCGTGAGCATATGGGCCGGCTGCTGCACCAGCTGCTCTGCGCAGGGCACCTCTCGACGGCCCAGTACTACCAAGG gCTATATGAAACACTAGAATTGGCTGAGGACATGGAAATTGACATCCCTCATGTATGGCTCTACCTGGCAGAATTGATAACACCCATTCTCCAGGAAGATGGGGTGCCTATGGGAGAGCTCTTTAG GGAAATTACGAAGCCTCTGAGACCCATGGGCAAAGCTACTTCTTTATTGCTGGAGATCCTGGGTCTCTTATGCAAGAGCATG GGTCCCAAGAAGGTGGGGATGCTGTGGCGAGAGGCTGGGCTGAGCTGGAGGGAATTTCTAGCAGAAGGCCAAGACGTTGGCTCATTTGTGACTGAACAG AAGGTGGAATATACCTTGGGAGAAGAGTCTGAAGCTCCCGGCCAGAGGGCGCTTGCCTTTGATGAGCTGCGAAGGCACTTGGAGAAGCTGCTCTCGGAGGGCAGCAGCAACCAGCGGGTGTTGGACTGGATAGAG GCCAACCTGAGTGAGCAGCAGATAGCATCCAATACATTAGTTCGAGCCCTCATGACAACTGTCTGTCATTCTGCAATTGTCT TTGAGAATCCTCTCCGAGTGGATGTTGCAGTGTTGAAAGTGCGAGCGAGACTGCTGCAGAAATACTTGAGTGACGAGCAGAAGGAGCTACAAGCACTCTACGCCCTCCAGGCCCTTGTAGTGACCTTAGACCAGCCTGCCA ACCTGCTGCGGATGTTCTTTGATGCTCTGTACGATGAGGACGTGGTGAAGGAGGACGCCTTCTACAGCTGGGAGGCCAGCAAGGACCCCGCCGAGCAGCAGGGCAAGGGCGTGGCCCTCAAGTCTGTCACCGCCTTCTTCAACTGGCTCCgcgaggctgaggaggaggagtctGACCACAACTGA